Proteins encoded together in one Orrella marina window:
- a CDS encoding cob(I)yrinic acid a,c-diamide adenosyltransferase, translating to MANRLTVISTRTGDDGTTGLADGSRVPKTHARVAAMGDVDELNSSLGLLVAKLHEALSASPGLQSVIDVISPAQHALFDLGSELAIPGHQQLRIEQLKHLDDAIDTLNSQLPPLQEFILPGGDTLAAQAHIARAICRRAERSVVLVSTTDMLNPPAQQYLNRLADLLFILARTINRIRRHQDILWAR from the coding sequence ATGGCCAACCGGCTAACCGTAATTTCTACGCGCACTGGCGACGACGGTACCACCGGTCTGGCTGATGGCTCGCGTGTCCCTAAAACTCACGCACGTGTCGCAGCCATGGGCGACGTCGACGAACTCAACAGCAGCCTTGGCCTGCTGGTCGCAAAACTGCATGAAGCGCTTTCTGCATCACCCGGGCTTCAGTCTGTGATCGACGTGATCTCGCCTGCCCAGCATGCGCTCTTCGATCTCGGAAGCGAACTGGCGATTCCTGGTCATCAGCAACTGCGGATCGAGCAACTCAAGCATCTCGATGACGCAATTGATACTCTGAACAGTCAACTCCCTCCGCTCCAGGAGTTTATCTTGCCTGGCGGCGACACGCTGGCAGCTCAGGCGCACATCGCACGTGCCATCTGCAGACGCGCCGAACGCAGTGTGGTACTGGTTTCAACGACCGACATGCTCAACCCACCAGCGCAGCAATACCTGAACCGACTGGCGGATCTTCTGTTCATTCTGGCTCGAACGATCAACCGCATACGTCGCCATCAGGATATTCTCTGGGCGCGCTAG
- a CDS encoding D-amino acid aminotransferase has protein sequence MIQGVKGDPTVYVGGEFLPLSRASVSVLDRGFIFGDGIYEVVPIYFGQPFRMAEHLDRLDRSLAKIEISQPMSREQWEGLVRDLIAKTDSQGNCAMVYIQVTRGVAKRDHAFPSPPVKPTVFAMVAPMVPPTEQVRRAGLKVISLPDERWLHCDIKSVSLLGNVLAKQAAVKAGVDEVVQFRDGMLTEGASCNIWVVKDGKVYAPPKNHLVLEGIRYGLMQELCEEIGIQFLLKPVPKEAVQSADELMLTSATKEVLPIVELDAQPVGSGRPGHVYESLRRAYDARIQALSQSISEAL, from the coding sequence ATCATTCAGGGCGTGAAAGGCGATCCGACGGTTTACGTCGGTGGCGAATTTCTGCCGCTATCTCGTGCCAGCGTTTCAGTGCTGGATCGGGGATTCATTTTTGGGGATGGTATCTACGAAGTTGTACCGATCTATTTTGGGCAGCCATTCAGAATGGCTGAGCATCTTGATCGCCTTGACCGCAGTCTTGCCAAAATCGAGATCAGCCAGCCGATGAGTCGGGAGCAATGGGAAGGTCTGGTCAGGGATCTGATTGCCAAGACGGATTCGCAAGGCAATTGTGCCATGGTTTATATCCAGGTTACCCGGGGTGTTGCAAAGCGGGATCATGCGTTTCCGAGCCCACCTGTCAAACCAACTGTTTTTGCCATGGTCGCGCCGATGGTGCCACCCACTGAGCAGGTTCGCCGTGCAGGACTGAAGGTGATCAGTCTGCCGGATGAGCGCTGGTTGCACTGTGACATCAAGTCGGTCTCCTTGCTTGGCAATGTGCTGGCCAAACAGGCCGCGGTCAAGGCCGGGGTTGACGAGGTGGTTCAGTTTCGAGATGGAATGTTGACCGAAGGCGCGTCTTGCAACATCTGGGTCGTCAAGGACGGCAAAGTCTACGCACCGCCCAAGAACCATCTGGTGCTCGAAGGTATCCGTTATGGGTTGATGCAGGAGTTGTGCGAGGAAATCGGTATCCAGTTTCTGCTGAAGCCTGTCCCCAAAGAGGCGGTTCAGTCTGCCGACGAGTTGATGCTGACTTCGGCCACCAAAGAAGTGCTGCCTATCGTTGAGCTTGACGCTCAACCTGTCGGGTCCGGTCGTCCAGGTCATGTCTACGAAAGTCTTCGCAGAGCGTATGACGCACGCATCCAGGCATTGAGTCAGTCTATCTCAGAGGCGTTGTAA
- the hslU gene encoding ATP-dependent protease ATPase subunit HslU, which produces MSATTMTPREIVSELDKHIVGQQAAKRSVAVALRNRWRRQQVSEPLRSEIHPKNILMIGPTGVGKTEIARRLARLANAPFIKIEATKFTEVGYVGRDVDTIIRDLVEVAVKQTREQEMSRVRTQAEEAAEDRVLDVLIAPPRAADGSPVREENATRQTFRKRLREGKLDDMEIEIEINAPMPQMDIMGPPGMEEMTEQLKGMFAGLSREKKKTRKMTVKEAFRLTTDEEAAKRVNEENIRTLAVKQVEQNGIVFLDEIDKIAARQETGSADVSRQGVQRDLLPLVEGTTVSTKYGMVRTDHILFIASGAFHLSRPSDLIPELQGRFPIRVELESLTSADFVRILSQTDASLTKQYTALLDTEDVHLNFMNDGIERLAQIAFEVNERNENIGARRLYTVMEKLLEELSFDAASHGELTVDIDAQYVNDKLAETAASQDLARYVL; this is translated from the coding sequence ATGTCTGCAACCACCATGACACCCCGGGAAATCGTTTCCGAACTTGACAAACATATCGTTGGCCAACAGGCAGCCAAGCGCTCCGTTGCGGTGGCGCTGCGAAACCGCTGGCGACGCCAGCAGGTCAGCGAGCCCCTGAGAAGCGAGATTCATCCCAAGAACATTCTCATGATCGGACCAACAGGTGTTGGAAAGACCGAGATTGCCAGAAGGCTTGCCAGGCTCGCCAATGCTCCTTTCATCAAGATCGAGGCGACCAAGTTCACGGAGGTCGGCTACGTGGGACGGGATGTAGACACCATCATCCGTGACCTGGTCGAAGTCGCTGTCAAGCAGACCCGGGAACAAGAGATGAGCAGGGTCAGAACGCAGGCTGAAGAAGCTGCTGAAGACCGGGTTCTGGATGTCCTGATCGCCCCTCCACGGGCAGCAGATGGCTCTCCTGTGCGTGAAGAAAACGCCACCCGTCAGACGTTTCGCAAACGACTGCGTGAAGGCAAGCTTGACGACATGGAAATCGAGATCGAGATCAATGCGCCCATGCCGCAGATGGACATCATGGGTCCTCCGGGCATGGAGGAGATGACTGAACAACTCAAAGGGATGTTTGCGGGTCTGTCTCGCGAAAAGAAGAAAACCCGCAAGATGACGGTCAAGGAAGCGTTCAGACTGACTACTGACGAAGAGGCCGCCAAGCGGGTCAATGAAGAAAACATCCGTACGCTCGCCGTCAAACAGGTCGAGCAGAACGGAATCGTGTTTCTTGACGAAATCGACAAGATTGCCGCCCGCCAGGAGACTGGATCGGCTGATGTGTCGCGTCAAGGCGTCCAGCGCGACCTGCTGCCTCTGGTCGAAGGGACCACCGTGTCAACCAAGTACGGGATGGTTCGCACCGACCACATTCTGTTCATTGCATCGGGCGCATTTCATCTGTCACGTCCATCGGATCTCATCCCTGAGTTGCAGGGCCGTTTTCCGATCCGTGTAGAACTCGAGTCGCTGACCTCTGCAGATTTTGTGCGTATTCTTAGTCAGACCGATGCATCGCTGACCAAGCAGTACACGGCGCTACTGGACACCGAAGATGTACATCTTAATTTCATGAACGATGGAATCGAACGCCTGGCTCAGATCGCATTCGAAGTGAATGAGCGCAATGAGAATATCGGAGCAAGACGTCTCTATACCGTCATGGAAAAGTTGCTTGAAGAGCTTTCCTTTGACGCAGCGAGTCACGGCGAGCTCACTGTCGACATTGATGCTCAGTATGTCAACGACAAGCTCGCCGAGACAGCAGCCAGTCAGGATCTGGCCCGGTACGTTCTCTGA
- a CDS encoding aldehyde dehydrogenase, which yields MEKFQLFINNEWINPQTDKWFESLDPFSGDPWALIPRAGAEDVERAVVAADAAMQGPWGQMSPSDRGKLLFKLATLIEEHADELTEAESRDNGKLRSEVGGQIRYMAKYFYYYAGLADKIHGLVVPMDKPKVFNYVKYEPMGVVATITPWNSSLLLTAWKVAPALCAGNTIIAKPSEHTSVSMFHFAKLFEKAGFPAGVFNVVTGFGNEVGEPLVTHPKVPRIAFTGGDEGGRRVNVLAAAHFKRISLELGGKSPNIIFDDANLDRAANGVITGIFSAGGQTCMAGSRLLVQESIHDEFVEKLRSITANAKLGDPARPDVQVGPVATRPQYDKVMQYIQIARDEGARCLTGGNSPQGPEYGAGQFVEPTIFVDVNNQMRIAQEEVFGPVLAVIKFKDEEDAVRIGNDIRFGLAAGVWTQSLHRAMLMSERLRAGTVWINNYRSTSYTTPFGGYKDSGIGREGGVEAVKEYLETKSVWMSSDLDMPDPFVRKY from the coding sequence ATGGAAAAGTTTCAGTTATTCATCAACAACGAGTGGATCAACCCCCAAACTGACAAGTGGTTTGAGTCTCTGGACCCATTCTCCGGTGATCCATGGGCATTGATCCCGCGTGCTGGTGCTGAGGATGTGGAGCGCGCCGTCGTGGCCGCGGACGCCGCGATGCAGGGCCCCTGGGGACAAATGTCGCCAAGCGACCGTGGCAAGCTGCTATTCAAGCTTGCCACGCTGATCGAGGAGCATGCGGACGAGCTCACTGAAGCTGAAAGCCGAGACAATGGCAAGCTGCGAAGCGAAGTGGGCGGACAGATTCGCTACATGGCGAAGTATTTCTACTACTACGCTGGGCTGGCAGACAAGATCCATGGGCTGGTGGTGCCAATGGACAAGCCCAAGGTGTTTAACTACGTCAAGTACGAACCGATGGGCGTGGTGGCCACGATCACCCCCTGGAATTCCTCACTTTTACTGACTGCCTGGAAGGTTGCGCCCGCCTTGTGCGCCGGCAATACAATCATTGCCAAGCCGTCGGAACATACATCTGTTTCGATGTTTCATTTTGCCAAACTATTCGAGAAGGCAGGATTTCCGGCAGGCGTGTTCAATGTAGTAACCGGATTTGGCAACGAAGTAGGTGAACCGCTAGTCACCCACCCTAAGGTGCCCCGCATTGCCTTTACCGGCGGTGATGAAGGTGGACGTCGCGTAAATGTGCTGGCAGCGGCTCACTTCAAGCGCATCTCCCTTGAACTCGGTGGCAAGTCTCCCAACATCATCTTTGATGATGCAAATCTGGATCGAGCAGCCAACGGCGTGATCACCGGCATCTTCTCGGCTGGCGGACAAACCTGTATGGCTGGATCTCGCCTCTTGGTCCAGGAGAGCATTCACGACGAGTTTGTCGAGAAGCTCCGTTCAATCACGGCCAACGCAAAACTCGGCGACCCTGCCCGGCCAGATGTTCAGGTTGGGCCGGTTGCGACGCGTCCACAGTACGACAAGGTCATGCAGTACATCCAGATCGCCAGAGACGAAGGCGCCAGATGCCTGACCGGCGGCAACTCGCCACAAGGCCCTGAGTACGGTGCTGGGCAGTTTGTTGAGCCAACCATCTTCGTGGACGTCAACAACCAGATGCGTATCGCGCAGGAAGAAGTATTTGGACCAGTACTTGCCGTAATCAAGTTCAAGGATGAAGAGGATGCAGTGCGCATCGGTAACGACATCCGATTCGGTCTTGCGGCAGGGGTCTGGACGCAAAGCCTGCATCGCGCCATGCTTATGTCAGAGCGCCTTCGTGCTGGCACGGTCTGGATCAACAACTATCGCTCAACCAGTTACACCACACCGTTTGGTGGATACAAGGACAGTGGTATCGGCCGGGAAGGAGGAGTTGAGGCCGTCAAGGAATATCTGGAAACCAAGAGTGTGTGGATGTCGAGCGACCTGGACATGCCAGACCCGTTTGTCAGAAAGTACTGA
- the lipA gene encoding lipoyl synthase, giving the protein MSNASTYDPTQKQKSQAKTSRIPIKIVPAERLKKPEWIRVKAAPAGSRFYEIKRILREHNLYTVCEEASCPNIGECFGKGTATFMIMGDKCTRRCPFCDVGHGRPDPLDVDEPSNLAKTIAAMRLNYVVITSVDRDDLRDGGAGHYVECIRSVRELSPQTRIEVLVPDFRGRLEKALDIMDAEPPDVMNHNLETVPRLYKQARPGSDYMHSLKLLKDFKRRNPDVPTKSGLMVGLGETDEEILEVMRDMREHDIEMLTIGQYLQPSVHHLPVLRYVHPDTFAMFEAKAYEMGFSHAAVGAMVRSSYHADEQAHAAGL; this is encoded by the coding sequence ATGTCGAATGCGTCCACGTACGATCCAACCCAGAAACAGAAATCTCAGGCCAAGACCTCCCGTATCCCGATCAAGATCGTGCCGGCAGAGCGGCTGAAGAAACCTGAATGGATCCGGGTCAAGGCCGCGCCTGCCGGATCCCGTTTCTACGAGATCAAGCGGATCTTGCGTGAGCACAACCTTTATACCGTCTGTGAAGAGGCGTCCTGCCCGAACATCGGAGAGTGTTTTGGCAAGGGAACGGCGACGTTCATGATTATGGGTGACAAATGCACGCGGCGTTGCCCGTTCTGTGACGTAGGTCACGGACGCCCAGATCCGCTGGATGTGGACGAGCCTTCAAATCTGGCCAAGACCATTGCGGCGATGCGCCTAAATTATGTTGTGATCACCTCGGTTGATCGTGATGATCTGCGGGATGGCGGGGCTGGGCATTATGTCGAATGCATCCGTTCCGTTCGCGAGCTCTCGCCGCAAACACGGATCGAGGTGCTGGTTCCTGACTTCAGGGGGCGTCTGGAGAAGGCGCTCGATATTATGGATGCCGAACCACCTGACGTGATGAATCACAATCTGGAAACGGTGCCACGTCTGTACAAGCAGGCCCGGCCGGGTTCGGACTACATGCATTCATTGAAGCTGCTTAAAGACTTTAAGCGCCGCAATCCGGATGTCCCGACCAAATCTGGCCTTATGGTAGGTCTTGGCGAGACGGATGAAGAAATTCTGGAAGTGATGCGGGATATGCGTGAGCATGACATCGAGATGCTCACAATAGGTCAATACCTGCAACCTTCTGTGCATCACCTTCCAGTCTTGCGATACGTTCATCCAGACACTTTTGCGATGTTCGAGGCCAAGGCATATGAAATGGGATTCTCTCACGCAGCGGTCGGGGCGATGGTTCGGTCCTCCTATCATGCCGACGAACAGGCACATGCGGCCGGGCTCTGA
- a CDS encoding LuxR C-terminal-related transcriptional regulator, with amino-acid sequence MNSASPTSLDIPLPAPVLIVEDEPLLQARLQGILLEVGYPPAALLFAATVSEAQAMLRNEPLALALVDLMLPDGSGLNLIEQMRNSDPSLGILVISAWSTAESILNALRAGATGYVLKERDDIEVTMAIRSVLRGGAPIDPFIARRILELLPDSDKSAGETSTSGLAILAEPTSAGAQQAIPAGSEALSERETQILRLVADGLTNREIAEQLFISRHTVESHIKRVYRKLSVSSRTMAIRTARERGVLE; translated from the coding sequence ATGAATTCAGCATCACCGACCTCCCTGGACATTCCACTGCCTGCACCTGTCCTGATCGTAGAAGACGAGCCATTGTTGCAAGCTCGATTGCAGGGCATCCTGCTTGAGGTGGGATATCCGCCAGCAGCGCTGCTGTTTGCGGCGACCGTCAGCGAAGCACAGGCCATGCTGCGTAATGAACCACTCGCACTCGCTCTGGTTGATTTGATGCTGCCAGACGGGAGCGGGCTGAACCTGATCGAGCAAATGAGGAACAGTGATCCCTCCCTGGGAATACTGGTCATTTCTGCCTGGAGCACAGCAGAGTCCATCCTGAATGCACTCAGAGCCGGAGCGACTGGATATGTCCTCAAAGAGCGTGACGACATAGAAGTCACCATGGCGATCCGCAGTGTCCTGAGAGGCGGAGCACCAATTGATCCATTTATTGCCAGACGTATTCTGGAGCTATTGCCAGATTCGGATAAATCAGCTGGCGAAACCTCGACATCCGGGCTCGCTATCCTGGCCGAGCCAACTTCAGCTGGCGCTCAGCAGGCGATACCTGCTGGCAGCGAAGCACTAAGCGAGCGAGAAACCCAGATTCTGCGACTCGTTGCTGATGGCCTGACCAACCGGGAGATTGCCGAGCAGCTGTTTATCTCTCGCCATACCGTGGAGAGCCATATCAAACGGGTATACCGGAAATTGAGTGTGTCATCACGCACCATGGCTATCCGCACAGCACGCGAACGCGGAGTACTTGAGTGA
- the dksA gene encoding RNA polymerase-binding protein DksA, whose protein sequence is MATKAANNTNETPMSSGSTHILTEEELLKMPESEYMNAAQLAFFKERLRKLEAEILSNAGETTEHLRETQFVPDPADRATIEEEHALELRTRDRERKLLKKVQQSITRIDSGEYGWCEETGEPIGLPRLLARPTATLSLEAQERREMRQKMFGD, encoded by the coding sequence ATGGCAACGAAGGCAGCAAACAATACCAACGAGACACCCATGTCATCTGGTTCGACCCACATCCTGACCGAGGAGGAGCTGCTCAAGATGCCTGAATCGGAATACATGAACGCAGCTCAGCTGGCATTTTTCAAAGAGCGACTCCGCAAGCTTGAAGCCGAGATCCTGAGCAACGCGGGTGAAACTACTGAGCACTTGCGCGAAACACAGTTTGTGCCGGATCCTGCCGATCGCGCAACGATCGAAGAAGAGCACGCGCTTGAACTGCGCACACGTGATCGTGAGCGCAAGCTTCTGAAGAAGGTGCAGCAGTCGATCACCCGGATCGATTCGGGTGAATACGGCTGGTGCGAGGAAACTGGCGAGCCGATTGGCCTGCCCCGCCTGCTTGCACGTCCAACCGCAACTCTTTCCCTGGAAGCCCAGGAGCGGCGCGAAATGCGCCAGAAGATGTTTGGTGACTAA
- a CDS encoding DUF493 family protein, with protein MSTPEQESLIEYPCDFPIKVMGKQDPMLAQTLSEVVIGFDPAFDPSTVEIRMSKGGNYVGLTFTVRATSRQQLDDLYRALHGHPLVSIVL; from the coding sequence ATGAGTACACCGGAGCAGGAATCTCTGATTGAGTACCCGTGTGACTTTCCGATCAAGGTGATGGGAAAGCAGGATCCAATGCTTGCCCAGACCTTGAGCGAGGTAGTGATTGGCTTTGATCCGGCATTTGATCCCTCTACGGTCGAGATTCGGATGAGCAAGGGTGGCAATTATGTGGGACTGACTTTCACTGTGCGAGCAACCTCCCGACAGCAGCTCGATGATCTGTATCGCGCCTTGCACGGGCACCCGCTGGTTTCGATTGTGCTCTGA
- the lipB gene encoding lipoyl(octanoyl) transferase LipB, with protein sequence MNVPLQATDTPGVLRWPGLTDYQTVWQSMQAFTETRDALTLDQIWLVEHTAVYTLGLAGKAEHVLAPHDIPVIKSDRGGQVTYHGPGQVVAYVLADLRRLGITIRELVNRLESAVIITLQEMGLEGATRKPGAPGVYVPVPGNAELAKIAALGLKVRKGCTYHGVSLNVDMDLTPFDWINPCGYPGLRTVSLASCCVNKSWNESALALAGNIVRVCGVRVE encoded by the coding sequence ATGAACGTTCCATTGCAGGCAACAGATACGCCTGGGGTGTTGCGCTGGCCCGGACTGACTGATTACCAGACAGTCTGGCAGTCGATGCAGGCATTTACTGAAACCAGGGACGCGCTCACACTTGATCAGATCTGGCTTGTAGAGCATACCGCCGTTTACACGCTGGGCCTGGCTGGAAAGGCGGAGCACGTGCTGGCTCCTCATGACATACCTGTGATCAAGTCTGACCGTGGTGGACAAGTCACCTACCACGGACCCGGCCAGGTCGTGGCGTATGTTCTGGCGGATCTCAGGCGCCTGGGTATAACCATCCGGGAGCTGGTCAACCGACTGGAATCAGCGGTCATCATCACGCTACAAGAGATGGGCCTTGAGGGCGCAACACGTAAGCCCGGGGCCCCAGGAGTCTATGTGCCAGTACCCGGTAATGCCGAACTGGCCAAGATTGCTGCGCTTGGTCTGAAAGTCCGTAAAGGCTGTACTTATCATGGCGTCAGCCTGAACGTTGACATGGATCTGACGCCATTTGACTGGATCAACCCGTGTGGCTATCCCGGACTCAGAACGGTTAGCCTGGCAAGCTGTTGTGTGAACAAGTCCTGGAACGAATCAGCCCTTGCCCTTGCGGGAAATATCGTACGCGTTTGTGGTGTACGAGTAGAATAG
- a CDS encoding sensor histidine kinase has product MRPLVLQYLILATLALITIVLSSAVPAQASEMTCNVNISDIRAARATAHDSQPPTQGWEAVSVPDLWKTRWLDHEGPVWYQVNWNRDCEAGQDANNSPVALGIDGIGMAGEVYLNHDLIWRDNSLEEPMSMSWNTPRWWLLPESAMQDGVNSIWIRTVGASELALGIGRVRLGSPEQVYAAHTASEWRQRTVYYMNLGMSGALGGIFLVVWCLRRSEQAFGWYAAMSFCWVVYLSTILASSPWPFPDVISHSRLNIIAFLLYVTSFCMFTWRFGGQKLPRIQRALGIFTGLGIIVACFAPRNLVEMIWMTFVLIFLVNCIQFQLHAWRTREPQHILLAMCWLIFLAVGIHDFMVLIDGWRAHEMWGAVTSLIAAMFMALLLGGRLVSGMKQIESFNEALEARVTHARDELSHVLKREHQQAINHAKLQERMQIVHDLHDGLGSSLVRNMALVEQSPHLLSNERMLSLLKVLRDDLRQVIDHGSSAGANIPATPTQWMAPLRHRFTRIFDECGIDSKWIVDKAWQSHPDALLCLALTRVVEEALSNVIKHSRAHNVSVLCTQSKAGPLVLEIRDDGVGFDPDAVRDAGLSVGMRSMNARMQRLGGKFSVESDPNGTTVRVSVQNP; this is encoded by the coding sequence GTGAGACCGCTTGTGTTGCAGTATCTGATTCTGGCGACGTTGGCTCTGATCACCATAGTGCTGTCATCTGCCGTCCCGGCGCAAGCCTCGGAAATGACGTGCAACGTCAATATTTCCGACATCCGTGCAGCACGCGCGACAGCTCATGACAGTCAACCTCCTACACAAGGATGGGAGGCTGTTTCAGTTCCGGACTTATGGAAGACTCGCTGGCTGGATCATGAGGGTCCTGTCTGGTATCAGGTGAACTGGAATCGTGACTGCGAGGCTGGGCAGGATGCGAACAATTCGCCCGTCGCGCTAGGAATTGACGGTATCGGCATGGCGGGCGAGGTGTACCTGAATCACGACCTCATCTGGCGAGACAACTCGCTGGAGGAGCCAATGTCCATGAGCTGGAACACCCCTCGCTGGTGGCTACTTCCCGAGTCCGCCATGCAAGACGGTGTCAACTCCATCTGGATACGCACTGTCGGTGCCAGCGAACTGGCATTGGGAATCGGGCGTGTACGGCTTGGGTCGCCAGAGCAGGTCTACGCCGCACACACTGCCAGCGAATGGCGACAGCGCACGGTCTACTACATGAACCTGGGGATGTCGGGAGCACTAGGTGGTATCTTTCTGGTGGTGTGGTGCCTGAGGCGCAGCGAACAAGCTTTCGGGTGGTACGCGGCCATGTCATTCTGCTGGGTTGTATACCTTTCAACCATTCTTGCCTCTTCGCCATGGCCATTTCCGGACGTCATCAGCCATTCGCGCTTGAACATCATTGCCTTTCTGCTTTACGTGACGAGCTTCTGCATGTTCACCTGGCGCTTCGGAGGGCAGAAATTACCGCGAATCCAGCGTGCTCTGGGGATATTCACCGGCCTTGGTATCATCGTCGCTTGCTTTGCCCCGCGCAATCTGGTCGAAATGATCTGGATGACGTTCGTGCTGATTTTTCTGGTCAACTGCATACAGTTTCAACTCCATGCCTGGCGCACACGTGAGCCTCAGCATATTCTACTGGCCATGTGCTGGCTGATCTTCCTTGCCGTGGGCATTCACGATTTCATGGTATTGATTGACGGATGGCGCGCCCATGAAATGTGGGGAGCGGTAACGAGTCTGATTGCCGCCATGTTCATGGCACTCCTGCTCGGTGGCAGACTGGTATCAGGCATGAAGCAGATCGAGTCATTCAACGAGGCGCTTGAAGCGCGCGTCACCCATGCCCGCGATGAGCTTTCACACGTACTGAAACGAGAGCATCAGCAGGCAATCAACCATGCCAAGCTACAGGAACGAATGCAGATCGTGCATGACCTGCATGATGGTCTTGGCAGCAGTCTGGTGCGCAACATGGCACTGGTTGAGCAATCTCCGCACCTCTTGTCGAATGAAAGAATGCTGTCCCTGCTCAAAGTCCTGCGGGATGATTTACGTCAGGTGATCGATCACGGATCAAGTGCTGGCGCAAACATCCCGGCCACCCCGACTCAATGGATGGCACCTCTGCGTCATCGCTTCACCCGGATCTTTGATGAGTGCGGGATCGACTCAAAATGGATCGTTGATAAAGCGTGGCAGTCTCATCCGGATGCTTTGCTGTGTCTGGCACTGACACGCGTGGTGGAAGAGGCGTTGTCTAATGTCATCAAACACAGTCGCGCGCACAATGTATCGGTCCTCTGCACACAATCCAAAGCCGGACCACTTGTGCTTGAAATTCGCGACGATGGTGTAGGGTTTGATCCGGATGCGGTGCGAGATGCCGGCCTCAGTGTCGGCATGCGAAGCATGAACGCTCGAATGCAAAGACTTGGGGGAAAGTTTTCTGTTGAGTCAGACCCGAATGGCACAACCGTCCGGGTCTCGGTACAAAACCCCTGA
- the hslV gene encoding ATP-dependent protease subunit HslV translates to MEQFHATTIVCVRRGEQVAMGGDGQVTLGNIVIKGTARKIRRLYHDKVLAGFAGATSDAFTLQERFEGKLEKHQGHLMRAAVELSRDWRTDRVLRRLEAMLIVADKEHTLVLTGTGDVLEPENGLAAIGSGGAYAQSAALALLRHTELPPENIAKASLTIAGDLCIYTNQQHVIEVL, encoded by the coding sequence ATGGAACAATTTCATGCAACCACCATTGTCTGCGTTCGCCGAGGCGAGCAGGTCGCAATGGGTGGGGATGGACAGGTCACGCTTGGCAACATCGTGATCAAGGGAACGGCCCGAAAAATTCGCAGGCTTTACCATGACAAGGTCCTGGCCGGATTTGCCGGCGCGACCTCCGATGCTTTCACACTGCAGGAGCGGTTTGAAGGCAAACTGGAGAAGCACCAGGGCCACCTGATGCGTGCTGCAGTCGAACTATCGCGCGACTGGCGCACGGATCGAGTGCTACGCAGACTTGAAGCCATGCTGATTGTGGCCGACAAAGAGCACACGCTAGTCCTCACAGGCACAGGCGATGTGCTCGAGCCTGAGAATGGCCTGGCTGCAATCGGGTCCGGTGGCGCCTACGCCCAGTCTGCGGCCCTCGCCCTGCTCCGGCATACGGAACTTCCCCCGGAAAACATTGCCAAGGCATCGCTGACCATTGCAGGTGACTTGTGTATCTACACGAACCAGCAACACGTCATTGAAGTTCTATAA